A window of Schistocerca serialis cubense isolate TAMUIC-IGC-003099 chromosome 1, iqSchSeri2.2, whole genome shotgun sequence genomic DNA:
ACTGTGTCAAACTGGCTCAGGCATGTCTAATCTatggaacaaaaataaaatttggaacTTAATACAGTAACACAGCCTACTGGTAAATGTTATCTTAGTTATCTGATTCACCATTtactgtaataattccaattgtGTTCTCAGTGTTTTCAGACGAATTCTATTATTTGTGTGTTTTGTTATGGAATACTGTTTCACACTTGCGGGTTTAGGCATTGCAAAAATAGCATGCCAAGAAATATTTTTGTATcccagataacattccattacaaaTCTGTGTGAAACCTACTTGCACAAAGAAATTTATGAATGTTCTTCAGTACCCcacacactgctgctgctgctgctgccaaggCAAAATAATGCTAAAAACCTTAACAGCTAAGGAAAATTATAAAATGACAAAGTATCAAGCAAGTCTGTGTAATTTGAGGAGAGCAGGTCTATGTATCTTCAGAAATATTAACTGTGCAATGCAAGAACGATACTTAGGTGCACATTCCTTGCAAATACAAACAAGCAGCATACTAAATCTGCATGTCTTACAAGCCACTGCACTCAAGGAAATAAGTCTAAGCAATACACCAACTGAACTTTGAACTAATCCATGCAAGTGAATGGTTATCTTAGGCCATTTTATATTCATTTGTGATAATTGAGAATGTCATACTATCAGCATTTTTGCagcacaaaatatgaataaatattcTATTCTTGCATTTCTGAAGTTCATGGAACGTTTAATAACTGCTTGTGTCAGCATCCAAACCAAACAACTTACCAAGTAAAACTACAATTAGCTTTTTCCCCATAATCTTCACAGAAACAAtcacagaatttttctgtaatcttacCAGTTGTCTCTCCAAAATCCAAATAATTTCTAAGCTGCAATACAGAAGTGACACCTCATGtcaacagaacaaaaaatttaGAGTGTGAGACACCTAAGAACATGCTTACAAAGCTGAATTCTTACCTCAATCCAATGTGACATCCTAAATTCATTATTTTATTGTGTATGTGCACTTCACTCAATAGTGGAAACTATAATTTTAATTCCAATTGATAACAGATGCAAAAAAGCTTTGTACCAGCTTTCATTGGTGAATTATGTATACACGATCTGCCATTAAAGCTTTTAAGTAACAAAAGTAAACGTGCTGAAAATGAGCCTGAAGACATTCCATAGCAACTGAAAGATGCAAACCATATAGTAATACCAAACAAAGTTGACAGTAACATGAACTTAAATGTCATAACCCGACCTGGATAATGCTTACAACAATGTCACCACAAAGGTAAACTTACACAGCACACTTGCATATCAGCACACCAGAATGCCAAACGTTCTACAATGACCATAAAAAGTGTTTTTTGTAGCTATGTACCacagattgcacatttaaattccaAAAATAATAAGTTTATAGTGGTCTCACCTTTTCAGTGGCTCTGGGTAGCTCTGAAGACTGATGCAATGAAGTATCAGGAACCATATGATTAGCCTGTAACTTTCAGAATTCATACAGGAAAAATAATGGGAAGAGATGTGGTTGGAAGGAATGAAGGCGAGCTTTCACATTAACCATGCtgaaaaatgataaaaacaatGAATATCATAAAATATATATTGATACTTAACAACTGACATGTGAGATCAGGTATTATTCACAAGGCTAATGACAAAACTCGCCTAATAAATATACAAAACATACGGTTTTACAATTTATTTCCTTGCCTGATCTCAAATTTTACAATACAAAAAACTTATTCTGCAACTTCACCCGCCTCCAGCTTCTTCTTGAACGACTCCTTCTTCTGGGCGATCCTGTTCTTCCTCTCAGCAAGGGACAGCTTGGCACGGCCCCACCTCTTCTTGGTAATAGCTGCAgcatctttttctttcttctttcgatCTGGATTAGCACGGATATTTGCATGCGCCGTTTTATATATTCCCTCAATACTATCTGGATCAATGCCCAGTTTGATATATTGGGAAAATTGTCTCTTGTACGCCTCATCATCTTCTTCCGCCAGCTGTCGCATGTAATCAGCCACATGCAGGCCAAAGATGTGTTTTCGATGAGTCTCAGCATCAAATTCCTTATCCTCGGGGTTGTAACCTGGGAATCTTTTGGTGCTGTGAGGTATATTCAAACCACCGTCCACAGCTCCCTTCATAGCACCAAACACACGAGCTCCAGTAGTTGTGCGGATTAACCCCACATCTAAGTAACATCGAAATGCGCCCGGCCCATCTTCCACCGCTTCAACGTTGTATTCCTCTCCGGTAACTTCTGTGCAGCCGACATAAAGTTGATCCAAACCAAGTTTCTTTAGCAATCTTCTAGCTAGAAGTAGGCCGGTGCAGTAAGCAGCTGCATAGTTGGTCAGCCCAACTTTAACTCCATACTCTGGCAATTCGTGGCTGtatgcagaacaaagaatcatatCACCTTCAATTCTTGAATACGCCACTTGACAGGTAATATCTCTGTTGGAAAAACGAACGATCAGGCGATATTTCGGCGTGTTGTACTTGTTCTTCACCTGAGTTGTAAGGCGAAGCCTAGCGCGGTAATCAGTCTTTCCCTCGCGACGCCTTTTAAACTTCACTTGATAACGTTTAAAGTACTGCTTATTCTTCACTACTTTCACAAATCCCATGATGAAATGATATAATGAACTGTACCTCCTTAAATCGCAGCCACGTGGAGCCAAACAGCAACAGAAATATGGAGATCCTTCCACACGCTAGGCTCCTACATCAGAAAGGAAATCTGGCGTTGCCAACTTTACGGTGTTTCAAAGATGACACTAATAATGAAGATGAGACGTCCACCAAAGATGTTTTACATGTAACATCAAGACCCATGATATGAATTTTTAGTAAACTATGAGAAATAACTTGTAAACGAAAACTTCATTCTTGATTTACTAAGCAGCATGAAATACTAATATGAAAACACTCTAGAAAGGACGCTCATAAAATCAAACACTACATCACAGCTGTAAATTATAGTAACAAAAAATCTTTGTAAGTTACTTCATAAAATTACATCGCTGTTACTTGTAATTTATTTATCATTAATAAAAGATCACAATGTAGTCTTTGACTATAAAAATGGCCCCACAGCATGGCTACAGAGATAACTGTTCGTTTCCTAGAATTAAATGACAAGATCATTTCGAAACAACTACGTAAAAAATAGATACCCAAATTTCAGAAACTCAGTGAAACTTTTGAAATTCGTAAAACACTGCTTCCGCATCTTCCATTAAGGTCGATTACTTAAGAGCAGCCGGCCGGggggcccgtgcggttctaggcgcttcagtcgggaaccgcgcgaccgctacggtcgcaggttcgaatcctgcgtcgggcatggatgtgtgtgatgtccataagttggttaggtttaagtagttctaagttctagggccatttttgaacttaagtaCAAGGTACACACGCTAGCGTCATACCGCAGTTACATTAGTGTACTCCCAGTTTTAAATGGCACAACTTAAGAGATGTAACTTTTGGCATGCCATATAAAACTTTCAATTCCGTTATGCATCGTTACACCACTTTTCTTCCACCACTGGTCTCTGGTGGTTGTATTTCAAAACACGAGCATTCTGTTGCTGTCCTCGTGGAGTAATTGCTAGTGTGTTCCATTtgatttcagtgtgttttcatttAATACCGAAAAAGTAAAAAACAGTGGTCGGCAGGTACCCTTACGCAACTTCTGGAGCTGCGAAAACCTATGTATAATTTCTGaagcagtgtgtttgtgtgtgtgtgtgtgtgtgtgtgtgtgtgtgtgtgtgtgtgtgtgtgtatgtgtgcgtgtgcgtgcgggcGTGCGCGCGTGCGTGGAAGACAGTCGTctctgcagatgatatttacatgccagctATTGGTTACTTCGCAACAGCTGACAGCATTTTCGTCTTTGCGTGTTATTTCATTTTAAATGCGTTTGTGGCCCCTGATTTATCCCTGCAGGAATATATATTTTCGAGTAAAACGTTTAGGTTCACTTTCAAGCGTTTAACTTTTGACACAGCTCTAATACCATAGCGTCACTGTAACATTAATGCCTACCCATATGTTTTCAGTTGACGCCTCACTGAAAGCCATGCACCTACGTAGAATTTGTGACGTCCTGTTGAACGACAGACTCACACTGCCGCTACAGAAGGCCACAAGCTGTGGCGTCAAATTAGTTTCCTGTGTGAACACGGCTTTAAAGTTAACGAATCGGATCAGAAGTGAAGGCAACATCAACGTCAAATAGTGTAGAGTTCAAATCAGAGGAATCATCAGCACAGCGTTACTTCACTTAGCCTTAAGAGCCTATGACCCTCCAGCTGAATCCAGATGTCTCattgtaaaacataaataatttttcgctttcagatgtTTGGACTCTGTTGGAAAAGCATTATGTGGAGAAACTATCCAAATCATCAAGGAACATTAGCAGTTTGTCACAAAAATGAACCAAAATAATACAATCTAACAAGAATCATAACAACTAAATCCTGTACTATGACATGAGTGAACATGGCGAAAATAGATTAACTTCCGATCTTAACAGACGACGACATGATTCCCACCCCACCAACGTCAGTGTCAAAAGTTCCTTCCAGCAACACTTGAGCTTGACATCCTGTTCCATCTTGTCTCGTTATCTGTGGATGACCTGTGTAAATATTGTTATTTGAAATGCGCTGTAGAACGTATTGACAACTTGTTCTGTACTCTTCCATTCCATCAGGTGTGAATCGACCTTTAAGAAACTAGCAACAGTATACAGTAGTTCATGAATGTACATAAAAAATTCATAATAACTGTTATTGACAAAGTTCATATGGTAAACTGCTCCTAAATGTAACAACAGTAGGCATGTCGTCCAGACTATTCAAAACATCAACAGTTCCCTGCTAGACAAAATGTTTGCATACaaatacatcaaacaatatttagaaagcAATGCACTGAGAATTTTTACCTTGCCTATTGTGTTTTTTTCCTTCAAAGTACCATACAaacttaaaaaactgtatttttctgttccaaaaatttgatttttccataGTTAAAAAGATTATTcaatgaaaattctttaaagagttATATTCTTATTTATCCACAGTGTAACAGTCTTCTCTATCCAGGCATTCTAAAGCCTAGATCATTTTATGTTCTGAAACTACAGGAACAGTTTACATCACATCCATTGCTACAAAATAGCTAATACTCTCCAAATTT
This region includes:
- the LOC126470312 gene encoding uncharacterized protein LOC126470312, whose translation is MGFVKVVKNKQYFKRYQVKFKRRREGKTDYRARLRLTTQVKNKYNTPKYRLIVRFSNRDITCQVAYSRIEGDMILCSAYSHELPEYGVKVGLTNYAAAYCTGLLLARRLLKKLGLDQLYVGCTEVTGEEYNVEAVEDGPGAFRCYLDVGLIRTTTGARVFGAMKGAVDGGLNIPHSTKRFPGYNPEDKEFDAETHRKHIFGLHVADYMRQLAEEDDEAYKRQFSQYIKLGIDPDSIEGIYKTAHANIRANPDRKKKEKDAAAITKKRWGRAKLSLAERKNRIAQKKESFKKKLEAGEVAE